ATGTCGCGCGAAATCGCGCCCGAGACATCGGCTGACAAGTGGAAACTCTTCCGCGCGCTTTGCGAGGCCAAGCCCAGGCTCGGCCTCAGCGAACGTGCTCTTTCGGTCATGAACGCCCTTTTGAGCTTCTATCCGGATACGACCCTTTCTGAGGAAAACGGCCTCATCGTGTTTCCGTCGAACATGCAGCTCTCACTGCGTGCTCATGGCATGGCGGAGGCAACTTTGCGCCGCCACATCGCAGCCCTTGTCGACGCCGGATTGCTTTCGCGCCGTGACAGCCCCAACGGCAAGCGCTACGCACGTAAGGACGGGACGGGCGCCATCGATGAGGCCTACGGGTTCTCACTTGCTCCATTGTTGTCGCGGGCTCGCGAAATCGAGCAAATGGCCGCAGAGATCGAAATGGAAAGATTGCAACTGCGCCGCCTTCGCGAACGTCTGACGATATGCCGCCGTGACATCGGCAAGCTGATTGAGGTCGCTCTCGACCAGGGTGTTCGTGGCGACTGGGAGGCGATCCACGAGCATTATCGGAGCCTGGTGGTCTCTATTCCGCGCGTCGCGACCGCGGCCTCGATAGCACCGATCTTGGAAGAATTGGAGATGCTGAGGGAAGAGGTCTCCAACCTGCTGGAAATGCGTGTGAAATCTCAAAATTTGAGCGGCAATCCTGATCAAACTGAGCGGCACAAACAGAATTCAAACCCCAAATCTACCTGTGAATCTGAACCTAGCTCTGGAAACGAGCTGGGGGCGAAGCCGAGCAAGACGGCCGTACCGCCGAGCGAGCCGATGAAGGCATTCCCGTTGGGGATGGTGCTGCAGGCGTGCCCGACGATAGCCGACTATGGGCCAGGCGGCACGATCGGGAGTTGGCGTGACCTGATGCAAGCGGCTGTGGTGGTGAGAACGACACTGGCGGTCAGTCCGTCCGCCTATGAGGATGCCTGCGAAACGATGGGATCCGAAAACGCGGCCGTCGTGATGGCGTGTATTCTCGAGCGAGCCGGGCATATCAACTCGGCCGGCGGATATCTGCGCGATCTGACGGCAAGAGCGCGACGCGGTGAGTTTTCCTTGGGGCCTGTGCTGATGGCGCTGTTGCGCTTGAGGACCGGTGAGCACCGGAAAGCGTCGTGATGTCGGTACTGCAGCGAGGCTGACGGCTGGAAAAAAACGCAGGGTAACCCGCCTCGACGAAGGGACGGCTGCTGGGTTCCGAAAGCCTGTTGTTCCGCGTTCACTCGCGAGCCAGCTCAATAAGTGAAAAGCGGTTTGGGAAGCATTCTATAGCTCATGAATTTACAATTGGCCGAGCGTTGGCCCGAACAAATATAGGGTGCCCCCTACTTGAGGCGCTTTAGCGACTAGGCCGTGAACCCATAAATCAGCCAGGCGGACGACTTGCTGGAGTCCGCAATGTACCGATAGCGACCAACGTTTGCAGCGCAGCTAAATGACGCGATGGGCACAACAGCTGACATGACCTTGATCAGGTCGATGGTTGCGGTTCCGGGAATTTCCAATTGCCATTGAGAATCTCCGGCCGCGGGCGATAGAGGCGCACGGTGTAGTTCCAGCCGTTCATAGTCGGCAGGCAGTTTGGAATCTCGCCGTCGCAGCCGCCGAACTGTACCGCGACAGTGCCATCCGGGCACTTCTTCGCCGTGATGTTGTTGAGCGAGTAAGCGCTGTACTCGTTTTTCACAAAAAACCCTTCGGCGTTGTAGAGACTGATCGACCAGAAGGCATCGACCGGTACATCCTTGACGCTCAACTTGTAAACTGTGTTGCCGTCGTTCTTTGCGGGTGTCACGCTCAGATAGGTCGCATCCTTGTCCGGGTTGCCACCCCAGCCCGCCGCGGTGCCGATCAGATGTCTTACGGGATCGACGTCGCCTTTCTGGCCGAACGCATGCGCAAAGCCGCCGGTGTAATTGTTCAAGGCAAGCAGGGCATCGCGGATGCCCTTCTGGCTCTTCGGGTCCCAGTTCGGCGCCTCGAACTTTCCAGCGGTTTCTTGGCTAACCTTCAACGCGTCCTGCAGGGCGTGGACCTCAGCTACATCCTTCGGGTCGTTAGGATCCACAAGGGTGCGGAACGCGATAAAGAGATAACGAGTGCCGACTTTGGTGCGATCATAAGTGTAGCGACCCGGCTGGTATTCGGCGTTGCCGACAACATAGTGATCTTCATTGATTGCGAGCATCGAGCGAAAACGCTTGCCTGCATCCGGCAGCGTGATCGTCGCCGGTCCCGCGTCCATGTCGAGCAGTATCGCAGAATAGAGCGTATCGCGGTTCGAGCGAACGACGACCTGCCGATCGACTGGGAC
The genomic region above belongs to Ensifer adhaerens and contains:
- a CDS encoding DUF1254 domain-containing protein, which encodes MKSTIAAALVGGAVLAMPTVSFAQNVIPVTVDSFKRAETDLYFASAVRDAGGIGKFLHHREPVPVDRQVVVRSNRDTLYSAILLDMDAGPATITLPDAGKRFRSMLAINEDHYVVGNAEYQPGRYTYDRTKVGTRYLFIAFRTLVDPNDPKDVAEVHALQDALKVSQETAGKFEAPNWDPKSQKGIRDALLALNNYTGGFAHAFGQKGDVDPVRHLIGTAAGWGGNPDKDATYLSVTPAKNDGNTVYKLSVKDVPVDAFWSISLYNAEGFFVKNEYSAYSLNNITAKKCPDGTVAVQFGGCDGEIPNCLPTMNGWNYTVRLYRPRPEILNGNWKFPEPQPST
- the repC gene encoding plasmid replication protein RepC, giving the protein MQGGNVTTPFGRRSVTLGMLASQYMSREIAPETSADKWKLFRALCEAKPRLGLSERALSVMNALLSFYPDTTLSEENGLIVFPSNMQLSLRAHGMAEATLRRHIAALVDAGLLSRRDSPNGKRYARKDGTGAIDEAYGFSLAPLLSRAREIEQMAAEIEMERLQLRRLRERLTICRRDIGKLIEVALDQGVRGDWEAIHEHYRSLVVSIPRVATAASIAPILEELEMLREEVSNLLEMRVKSQNLSGNPDQTERHKQNSNPKSTCESEPSSGNELGAKPSKTAVPPSEPMKAFPLGMVLQACPTIADYGPGGTIGSWRDLMQAAVVVRTTLAVSPSAYEDACETMGSENAAVVMACILERAGHINSAGGYLRDLTARARRGEFSLGPVLMALLRLRTGEHRKAS